Proteins encoded within one genomic window of Felis catus isolate Fca126 chromosome C1, F.catus_Fca126_mat1.0, whole genome shotgun sequence:
- the TMEM35B gene encoding transmembrane protein 35B isoform X2, translated as MALGLAALRVLLGGFFALTGAAKLSGQISAPASEQMKALFVQFAEVFPLKVFGYQPDPMGYQEAVGWLELLAGLLLVLGPPMLQEISNLLLTLLMMGAIFTLASLKESPNTYIPAVICLGLLLLLDICQL; from the exons ATGGCGCTCGGGCTCGCCGCTCTGCGCGTCCTGCTGGGTGGCTTCTTCGCGCTCACGGGGGCGGCCAAGCTCTCGGGGCAGATTTCGGCTCCAGCGTCCGAGCAGATG AAAGCCCTGTTTGTGCAGTTTGCTGAGGTGTTCCCGTTGAAGGTGTTCGGCTATCAGCCAGATCCCATGGGCTATCAAGAGGCTGTGGGCTGGCTGGAACTGCTGGCTGGGCTGCTGCTGGTCCTGGGCCCACCGATGCTGCAAGAGATCAGTAACTTGCTTTTGACCCTGCTCATGATGG GAGCCATCTTCACCCTGGCATCTCTGAAAGAGTCACCGAACACCTACATCCCAGCAGTCATCTGCCTggggctcctgctgctgctggatATCTGCCAGCTCTGA
- the TMEM35B gene encoding transmembrane protein 35B isoform X3: protein MEGGPRTLPAPFSSFSCLRSWEVHEDGFMNYRLVGWETRPEGEVCLLKVTRQKALFVQFAEVFPLKVFGYQPDPMGYQEAVGWLELLAGLLLVLGPPMLQEISNLLLTLLMMEPGALPAVLYFPWPLD from the exons ATGGAAGGGGGACCCAGaaccctccctgcccctttctcctccttctcctgtttGCGTTCTTGGGAGGTTCATGAGGATGGGTTTATGAATTACCGCTTGGTGGGCTGGGAAACTCGCCCTGAAGGTGAAGTGTGTCTGCTAAAGGTTACGCGGCAG AAAGCCCTGTTTGTGCAGTTTGCTGAGGTGTTCCCGTTGAAGGTGTTCGGCTATCAGCCAGATCCCATGGGCTATCAAGAGGCTGTGGGCTGGCTGGAACTGCTGGCTGGGCTGCTGCTGGTCCTGGGCCCACCGATGCTGCAAGAGATCAGTAACTTGCTTTTGACCCTGCTCATGATGG aaCCAGGAGCCCTCCCTGCTGTACTCTATTTTCCATGGCCTTTGGACTAG
- the TMEM35B gene encoding transmembrane protein 35B isoform X4 has protein sequence MALGLAALRVLLGGFFALTGAAKLSGQISAPASEQMNQEPSLLYSIFHGLWTRTGPADVPRQLLLQRSDDFRLFWIPWPCVTIAATTATPPPRTCFPSLRLPSFSDLSHTSTFPPEPSSPWHL, from the exons ATGGCGCTCGGGCTCGCCGCTCTGCGCGTCCTGCTGGGTGGCTTCTTCGCGCTCACGGGGGCGGCCAAGCTCTCGGGGCAGATTTCGGCTCCAGCGTCCGAGCAGATG aaCCAGGAGCCCTCCCTGCTGTACTCTATTTTCCATGGCCTTTGGACTAGGACAG GACCTGCTGATGTACCAAGACAGCTGCTGCTTCAAAGATCAGACGACTTCAGACTCTTCTGGATCCCCTGGCCTTGTGTCACCATTGCTGCCACcactgccacccctcccccccggaCTTGCTTTCCATCTCTGAGGCTTCCCTCATTTTCGGATCTTTCCCATACCTCCACCTTCCCTCCG GAGCCATCTTCACCCTGGCATCTCTGA
- the TMEM35B gene encoding transmembrane protein 35B isoform X1, which yields MEGGPRTLPAPFSSFSCLRSWEVHEDGFMNYRLVGWETRPEGEVCLLKVTRQKALFVQFAEVFPLKVFGYQPDPMGYQEAVGWLELLAGLLLVLGPPMLQEISNLLLTLLMMGAIFTLASLKESPNTYIPAVICLGLLLLLDICQL from the exons ATGGAAGGGGGACCCAGaaccctccctgcccctttctcctccttctcctgtttGCGTTCTTGGGAGGTTCATGAGGATGGGTTTATGAATTACCGCTTGGTGGGCTGGGAAACTCGCCCTGAAGGTGAAGTGTGTCTGCTAAAGGTTACGCGGCAG AAAGCCCTGTTTGTGCAGTTTGCTGAGGTGTTCCCGTTGAAGGTGTTCGGCTATCAGCCAGATCCCATGGGCTATCAAGAGGCTGTGGGCTGGCTGGAACTGCTGGCTGGGCTGCTGCTGGTCCTGGGCCCACCGATGCTGCAAGAGATCAGTAACTTGCTTTTGACCCTGCTCATGATGG GAGCCATCTTCACCCTGGCATCTCTGAAAGAGTCACCGAACACCTACATCCCAGCAGTCATCTGCCTggggctcctgctgctgctggatATCTGCCAGCTCTGA
- the TMEM35B gene encoding transmembrane protein 35B isoform X5 — protein sequence MALGLAALRVLLGGFFALTGAAKLSGQISAPASEQMKALFVQFAEVFPLKVFGYQPDPMGYQEAVGWLELLAGLLLVLGPPMLQEISNLLLTLLMMEPGALPAVLYFPWPLD from the exons ATGGCGCTCGGGCTCGCCGCTCTGCGCGTCCTGCTGGGTGGCTTCTTCGCGCTCACGGGGGCGGCCAAGCTCTCGGGGCAGATTTCGGCTCCAGCGTCCGAGCAGATG AAAGCCCTGTTTGTGCAGTTTGCTGAGGTGTTCCCGTTGAAGGTGTTCGGCTATCAGCCAGATCCCATGGGCTATCAAGAGGCTGTGGGCTGGCTGGAACTGCTGGCTGGGCTGCTGCTGGTCCTGGGCCCACCGATGCTGCAAGAGATCAGTAACTTGCTTTTGACCCTGCTCATGATGG aaCCAGGAGCCCTCCCTGCTGTACTCTATTTTCCATGGCCTTTGGACTAG
- the LOC111561626 gene encoding platelet-activating factor receptor-like has product MNGSVGDPGVGGCSPWDDPARFIVVPTAYALALGLGLPANVAALAVFVRSGRRLGQALRLYLLNLALADVLFTLTLPLWLTYYLGPAHWPFPEAACRAAGAAYYVATYAAVAFAALISVCRCGSVRGPRPRAAGRLALRRRGPARAACAAAWLAGLACAAPSLAAPHALRPGPGGAARCLEHGWARAGLAYATVAFFAAAFLLVLAAYVSLARALAAPSGPGPAPAGPHRRAARTMVLGLLLVFALCLAPYHLLLAPWVAGREGAAGSDGGGCRAASTLDVLHTLSLALLSLNSCLDPLIYCFSVRRFRQDCWTLGCRLGVRAPGAHAASLASSS; this is encoded by the coding sequence ATGAACGGCAGTGTTGGGGACCCGGGTGTCGGCGGCTGCAGCCCCTGGGACGACCCTGCTCGCTTCATCGTGGTGCCCACTGCCTACGCCCTGGctctgggcctggggctgccGGCCAACGTGGCCGCCCTGGCGGTGTTCGTCCGCAGCGGCAGGCGCCTGGGCCAGGCCCTGCGGCTCTACCTTCTCAACCTGGCCCTGGCCGACGTGCTCTTCACGCTCACGCTGCCGCTGTGGCTCACCTACTACCTGGGCCCGGCCCACTGGCCCTTCCCGGAGGCCGCCTGCCGCGCGGCCGGTGCGGCCTACTACGTGGCCACCTACGCGGCCGTGGCCTTCGCCGCGCTCATCAGCGTGTGCCGCTGCGGTTCGGTGCGCGGGCCCCGGCCCAGGGCGGCCGGCCGCCTCGCGCTGCGCCGCCGGGGCCCCGCGCGCGCCGCCTGCGCCGCCGCCTGGCTGGCCGGCCTGGCCTGCGCCGCGCCCTCGTTGGCCGCGCCGCACGCGCTGCGCCCGGGTCCGGGCGGTGCCGCTCGCTGCCTGGAGCACGGCTGGGCGCGCGCCGGCCTGGCCTACGCCACCGTGGCCTTCTTCGCCGCCGCCTTCCTGCTGGTGCTCGCGGCCTACGTGAGCCTGGCGCGGGCGCTCGCGGCCCCCTcgggccccggcccggcccccgccGGCCCGCACCGGCGCGCGGCCAGGACCATGGTGCTGGGGCTCCTGCTGGTCTTCGCCCTCTGCCTGGCGCCCTACCACCTGCTGCTGGCTCCCTGGGTGGCCGGGCGGGAGGGAGCCGCGGGCAGCGACGGCGGCGGGTGCCGCGCCGCCTCCACGCTCGACGTCCTGCACACCCTCAGCCTGGCGCTGCTGAGCCTCAACAGCTGCCTGGACCCGCTCATCTACTGCTTCTCGGTGCGCCGCTTCCGCCAGGACTGCTGGACGCTGGGCTGCCGCCTTGGGGTGAGGGCTCCCGGTGCACACGCggcctccctggcctcctcctcctga